The genomic interval gaattaattaatatgttCGGACCCGGAGGAATAAGGTGCTATTGACattaaggcctgggtctcctatttacgccgcaggtcgcgaccagcgtcacgccgtaggccgcgtcacgatcctcactatagaaatgtactgatgcggtctccctcacacgccgacgttggcgcgtagatgtaatgagcatcgtgacgcggcctacggcgagacgctggacgcgatctacggcgcgtaataggagacccgggcctaagttttcctatgtgcaataaaggaaaAAATACGCATAAGTACTAATGGTTTTTCACTTGAGTATAAATCTCTTTAGAAAGAGGGCAAGTACAGGTTtaatagtttgtcgaaaactataaacatTTACGTTTTATCACATACAAAGTGGTGTCTCTCGGAAACTATCATTAAagttttgacagataatgaaCGCTGATTATAATgaatgacagaagaaaaccaaaacgttttttgttttcgaaagggtcaattcagacgtaccacaaccacaccacagccacaaccacaccacaaccacgcgatgtggtcgggcgtatattttgtattgacaatgaataatccaattcacacgtgccacattttgccgttgttatcgaccacctgtgtaatacgaccagatcgcaaccacatcgcaaccacaacgcaaccacatcgcaacggcaacgccgccacgcggcggcggcaccgcggcaacctgttttccatattaactgcacacgacgacgtggttaccacatcgcaatgacagcgacaacgcaaccacatcgacattttgtcgctgccacaacgcaactgcaaaaagccgctgtcacacaattcacacgtaaccacagcttgaccacattttgtcgctgcgacgtggtgtggttgtggtacgtgtgaattgacgctaaattgcaaaacccatACTAGAGACTATATGTTATAGATGATATTGTTACCTTGTCCCCATCCTCGGTGTACCTCCACTCCACCTCGGTCGGCTTGAGGGTCTCCGGGTCAACCAGCTTCACGTCGGTGGTGACCAGCAGCGGGGCCTCCGACTTGATGGTCACGCCGGGAAACTTCTTGTCTTTGCCTACCTGTTAGAGGATATGCTAGTATTAATAAAGGTATACAATAGTGAAATGAGCTAGAATACCACTACTTTCCGACTTCTGAAGGTTACAATATAACTCCTCTAAGATTGTATGGCTGGAAGCACATCCCTAATgactatgatgatgatgatgccaaaaggcggtcttagcACTTAAAGTGATGTCTGTCAGACAacagataaaaatattacaacttCCACCTTCATCCATCTGTTTCATTGATGATAGACATGTAAACAAAACACTCACAACTCTGAGATGCGTGTTGAGTCCCTCCACAATGACCCAGTTCCTCTCCTGGATAACCTGCGACACGATGCCCTGCTTACCCTTGTCCGGCCCGACCATCAGCTCTACGCGGTCACCTCTGGAAAGATTTCAGAACGATTAGAGTATACCAAAAAATATGCTTTGCGCAGTGTTACTCTTGTTACTACTACTGAGTAGATTGGTATCTCTCAAACATACAGCAAATGAATACTATAGATAACTTACTTGAGAAGACCCACATATTGTCATGTTGACTATaactacagtgccacaaacttatctgttccgttGAGAgttcacataaatgtctaatatttcttaattctaaaaggttttatgtttgttcgtattgttaattcactcttgcggttttaataaacccatctaatctttaacaatatacaattcattagtaagtaatgagatatggatcaatttagtttgctctcaccggaacagataagtttgtggcactatactgcGAATAAAATTGGAATAAAAAAAGTGGTGGTgtgccattttcatattgtttcttcATTCACAgaagatacctacatacaataagGGAGTAATGAACAGgactgttattattctgagtattTTATCCTTGAGATTAAAACTCTTTATATTAAGCAAATGTGAGTGAGATTGACAGCATGAAGTTCTtacaaatgtcaaaaaagGTCAACAAAAGTTGTGTGCCAAATCAATACaatagcaaataaataaatactttaaaaatcgATTCAAATATGTCCCATAAACTTTAGCACAGTTCTTCTTCAtcagaaaaacaacaaaaatggaTTCCTGTGGCACTTACTTGAAAAAACTCCATTCTCCAACGGGTTCCAAGAATACTTTCTTCCTTCTGATGTTGCGGTCGTTCTGCATCCTGAATTGAAAGGTCCACGGCCTGTTCGTCGTGAAACGATACTTTCTTCTTGCTATTTCTGCCTTAGGGTACTGAGGGTACCCTTCTGGGTTTTTCCAGTAAACCTGGGGTACACAAAAATGGCAGACAATGAGAGTGCGAAGTCCAGTGCTCAACCGTCGGTAGAAAGCAAACATTCGGTGCAAAGCAAACTCAAGCAGTTTGGGATAAAGATGAAAGAATCCGAACCTAAAAcaggttaggttttttttttatatttttttcatgctAACGAGAACAACTCGTTAAATTGGGTCTGGGATTTTAAACATTGGTCAGTCAGCAATTTACTAGGCAGAAAAAGTTGTCGATATGGGAAATAGAAAAGAAAGAATACTCAAGTAGCTAGCTCAGTATTTTGAGGTTACTTTTGTAGTTGTTTCTCTCCTTTAAAATGCAATAATTACCTGCTCATAACTCCTTTTGACATAGGACTCCGGAAAGTTGGAATATTTGATGGTGAGATCACCAACTTTCTTGCATAAAAAGCTATAAACTcgcatttttgtttgtttcgtAATTTATAACCCAAAAAAATTCAACAACAATCATCAACAATGTAGGTGTCAAATCAAATCTGTGAATTTgacatttttctttttaatttcgaGTCCCCTCTGTATTAATTCCGTACTCTCTATATTCGTTATTTAAGGTTTTGTAGTTTGTATTTTAGtgaattcaatttatttgtaacgtaaaatttttaattgtattagttataataacatcatgtacctaggtacatttatcaggtacattttagtttaattttcatttttatcttcaaattttTCATACCTACTTTGCTTTGTTATGGTAACGGAACGGATTAAACAGAGACAAAAGTTgtacttttttaaaaatagacAACGATATTAATGTATTAGtactttatgaaaaatataataatgctGTTAAAAATGCTTGCAACCAtgtgaacattttacttaatgcattatttaaaatttcgtGCTGCAACGAAAGCGGAAAGCCCAAAATATTTGGTTTATTTCTACCGAAATATAGTAAACCATAGACAACTGACGTAAATCAGCTGTCCGACCAGTCGTTGTAGGTGGCAGCACCGCATCACGTGAATTTTCATGGCGCTGTTGAGGGGCTAGTCCCGATTTGTCTTGTGATTTCGTCAAAAATTTGCTGTTTTGcaaattaaattgataaaCAGCAGTATTTATTGAGTTCCGGGTGAGTGTCGTGGAGATTTACGTGAGGTTATGTGGTTTAAATCCTTGGCGGAGCGCTTTACGCGGGACAACAAGTGTCAAATTGTGATATGTGTGGGTCCGCAGGGTGGTTAGGGGTGATTTCTGTGAGCTGGAGGTGGGACCGGCGCCTCGGTGTCTGCCTCCAGGCCGGCGCCGCGGCGCGACACCCTGTATTGATTGCTCGACACCCTATTGTTAAACACAAACCGCCTGAAACCCCATAACTTGCCCGCACTCCTTGAACGAAACTTGCGTTGTGATTTTTCGTTGAAATTATCGATTTTACCCCAAACTCGCGTCTGTAACGTAATCGAAGCATGTAGTTTGCTAACTGGAGTACATATTTTGGTCTTTCCTTTTCGTGTTTTCCTTGTGACTGCTGATTGATTCAAGGTCAGAGATGCTGATGAGTGATTCGTTTATGTTTTAGCTGTGAAAATGACGGAATACTGGCTCATCAGTGCCCCGGGCGACAAGACCTGCCAGCAGACCTGGGACACCCTGAATAATGCCACCAAGTCTGGCAACCTCAGTGTCAACTACAAATTCCCTATCCCGGACCTCAAGGTAAGACCTCTATGGTATATTTTTCCTTCTATGTGTGACAAATATTGCTTGTATTATTTACCAAAAGACTTGGAGTAGTTGTGCTTAGGGAGAAAATTTGGATGAATTGCCAAACATAATTAATACTTTTATCTAAAGCTTAGTTATCTGCGACAACAAAAGGAGTGTTTTGTCATTTAAATCTAACAAAGTTCCTCTGCAAAAAATACTATCTCTATCAGTAAAACTATCAATAAAACATGATAGcatcacagtttttttttttttatgattttgcaAACATGCGATCAGTACGTGTACTATGAGCAGTTGTGTTGAGAGAGTTTGGCATCACAGTAAGTTTGTAATATTCAATCATAGTTAGTAAAATTGAAATCATATGTACCAGTCATGGTGGGTGATTTCAAACCAAGGAAGGGATGGTTTTTTACCCCTAGTCTGCAACACTTTCCTAGTGTGGGTTGGTGGAAGTACACCagtaagtaatcatcaataaATTGTTGATTCCAGGTTGGGACATTGGATCAGTTGGTGGGGCTGTCGGACGATCTCGGCAAACTCGACACATTTGTCGAGAACATCACCAGAAAGGTGGCACAATACCTCGGAGaggtatgtatatgtatatttttataataaattctagatagatagataaagcaTTTATTTGATCCACTTTCTTACATACACAACAAATCACGATGACAGATATACATAGTTGTACTAATAACTAAATAGTAGCTATGATAAAGACAGGTTTGTACTTATAGTAAAGTAATGTAACCGAAAAAAGATACTAATTTACTGACAAATACAAGTCCAGCATTTTTGAAAGAATATAAAATGAACacaatgtaaatattatatttttttgcttatCACTTCCATGAGACTAACAATAATGGATAGATTATCagttatatttcatttcacggggaaagacatacaaacaaaaaccacccttattaaaatgtaataagagttctgtcagatgtctttccccgtgaatcAAGGTATAAGCATAATGTGCAAAAATGTGATTcgcattttagttttaaagtcttcttcttcttccttgccttatccttatttagggtcggctttgttggtcatgtcaTGCCATTTTActctatcctctgtcatatcctcattcactccacactaGTTTTTAAAGTACggtcaacaaaaaatatgttttttatattttttatttttcattaatataattttttccgTCAGGTATTAGAAGACCAGCGTGACAAACTTCACGAGAACTTGATGGCAAACAACAGTAAGTGAcacttgtgtttttttaaatgcctATCAATTTCACTGACATCAAAAAATGTCTCAGCTCAACCATTGTATTTTTTGATGTCATCCATTTACTtatgctataaatattttttaatataatttccaaatggatttataatatacagAAATCTTGGTTCCAACCGAGTTGACAGGGTGACATTTTGCATGAAAACTAAGGTTCATAgaatagtaataaaattgtttcatgGCATGTTAATGGGAGTTTTAATAGACGAAAATTAAATAGGTGTTTAAAAAATGGTGGTAAAAAACCGTTGCCAGCATGAAAAACTAATTTAAGGTAGAAAATATTGGGTAAATAGTAGAACTTAAAATGATATTAAAAGGCACAAGGTAGtgctataaaaaaattgaggaGCATGTCGCTAAATATCGGTGGTTTATTCAAAATACATTTCTTCCTTaactttttactttatttcttttctttctctgtatattttgcatgtttattttatttataactcggaccatttttttatgtgaaaattcaaatttaaaatggttcgtttttttataaaaacaaaattttgcatatttttttttattataaattgcaCAATACTTTTCTCgaactatttataaaatatattttatatactactttttatttaaagtgttaatacatattttgttttatttataattatgtctctttatttatacacagTCACACATCACATCTCATTTCTTTAACAATTCTCACAAAAGAAATAGCACTTACTAAAAGTTcagcaaaattttatacatttatgaaaatttccTAAAAAAAATGGGTaccatttataaaattttgctgAATAGAATCTAACAGTAATGTcaatactttttaaaatttatataaaaatgccAAGGCTACGAATGTTGCGTGGACAGtgttttttataactattataatttttaataggaggtttttaatttacttGCGACTATTTCAAAACCTCGAGCACagctattt from Plutella xylostella chromosome 28, ilPluXylo3.1, whole genome shotgun sequence carries:
- the LOC105384611 gene encoding probable 39S ribosomal protein L24, mitochondrial, yielding MRVYSFLCKKVGDLTIKYSNFPESYVKRSYEQVYWKNPEGYPQYPKAEIARRKYRFTTNRPWTFQFRMQNDRNIRRKKVFLEPVGEWSFFKGDRVELMVGPDKGKQGIVSQVIQERNWVIVEGLNTHLRVVGKDKKFPGVTIKSEAPLLVTTDVKLVDPETLKPTEVEWRYTEDGDKVRVSLASSRIIPVPKAAEETIDYKSKSAYVENKEKDTLDDTISKITFKPKLQTFEMDVMEAMGIKDERVPAKSYWY